From the Nodularia sp. NIES-3585 genome, one window contains:
- a CDS encoding LCP family protein — translation MIKQFQWSDNQVPSQQVPELELELEERPQQVKWAENELGIQQPSASNLEVVTHEPENVSRSVVESVGAIPHELYERLGLTMPRWLLWTLTVVVGIVLSGLLVSTLALWTPLWSNLDRTDEELGFSGKDDQKVPLPGELWGNIFQYKLSRPMNILIMGVDPIQGTVDGSPESFAGTSDTMLLVRLNPSDKTMRVLSIPKDTMIAIPEKGLTKVSDANAQGGPVLAARVVSRTLNNAPIHRYIRISTSGLRQLVDQLGGVDVFVPQEMEYQNTRSQLSINLVSGWQTLDGEQAEMFARFREAGAGDLPRVQRQQVLMTALMQRLNSPTVLPRLPQLTRLMRKYFDTNLKIEEMMALVNYSVNLERDNFQMTILPGNFSRFSQDPNSYWLNLNEQQSLLNNYVGVDVPGLKTDSRTVKNLTVAVQNASNQPQLTEKVIDYLKQKGFTNVYAVSDWPDTQRQTQIIVQKGNRQTGLELYEVIGLGKIDVSATGDLGADLTIRIGQDWK, via the coding sequence GTGATTAAACAATTTCAATGGTCAGACAATCAGGTGCCGTCTCAACAAGTACCAGAACTAGAACTAGAACTAGAGGAAAGACCTCAACAAGTAAAATGGGCAGAAAATGAGCTAGGAATTCAACAGCCATCAGCCTCAAATCTGGAAGTAGTAACTCATGAGCCAGAAAATGTTTCCCGTAGTGTTGTTGAGTCTGTGGGTGCAATTCCCCACGAGCTTTATGAGAGATTAGGCTTAACCATGCCTCGATGGCTACTGTGGACACTGACAGTAGTTGTGGGCATAGTTTTATCTGGTCTGCTGGTATCCACTTTGGCTCTGTGGACTCCACTGTGGAGCAATCTAGATCGAACAGATGAAGAATTAGGATTTTCTGGCAAGGATGACCAGAAAGTACCATTGCCTGGGGAATTATGGGGCAACATTTTCCAGTATAAACTATCACGACCGATGAATATCTTAATTATGGGAGTTGATCCCATTCAAGGTACGGTTGATGGCTCACCAGAGAGTTTTGCTGGAACTAGCGATACTATGTTGCTAGTCAGGCTCAACCCCAGTGATAAAACTATGCGAGTCTTGTCAATTCCCAAGGATACGATGATTGCTATCCCCGAAAAAGGATTGACTAAGGTATCTGATGCCAATGCTCAAGGTGGGCCTGTTTTGGCTGCACGGGTAGTTAGCCGGACTTTAAACAATGCCCCTATTCATCGTTATATCCGTATTTCTACTAGTGGTTTAAGGCAGTTAGTTGACCAGTTGGGTGGGGTTGATGTTTTTGTCCCCCAAGAAATGGAATATCAAAACACCCGCAGTCAGTTATCAATTAATTTGGTCAGTGGTTGGCAAACTCTTGATGGTGAACAGGCAGAAATGTTTGCCCGATTCCGTGAAGCAGGAGCTGGGGATCTGCCTAGAGTACAACGACAGCAAGTCCTAATGACAGCATTAATGCAACGTCTCAATAGTCCTACTGTATTACCCAGATTACCGCAATTAACCCGCCTGATGCGAAAATATTTTGACACAAATCTCAAAATAGAAGAAATGATGGCGTTAGTAAATTATTCTGTGAATCTAGAACGGGATAATTTCCAAATGACTATTTTGCCTGGTAATTTCAGCCGATTCAGCCAAGACCCCAATAGTTATTGGCTAAATCTGAATGAACAACAGTCTCTGTTGAATAATTATGTTGGGGTAGATGTACCTGGTCTGAAGACAGATTCACGCACAGTTAAGAACCTCACAGTTGCTGTCCAGAATGCTTCCAATCAACCTCAGCTAACTGAAAAAGTTATTGACTATCTCAAACAAAAAGGATTTACAAATGTTTATGCGGTGTCAGATTGGCCTGATACCCAAAGACAAACTCAGATTATTGTGCAGAAGGGAAACCGCCAAACAGGACTGGAACTGTATGAAGTCATAGGTTTGGGTAAGATAGACGTGTCGGCAACTGGGGATTTAGGCGCTGATCTGACAATTCGTATCGGTCAAGATTGGAAATAG
- a CDS encoding mannose-1-phosphate guanylyltransferase, producing the protein MSNSLFPVILAGGKGERFWPLSRKDRPKQFLSLDGSSRSLLQATADRLITVTSGWNNLWVITSSQVAAGVRQQLPELPSQNLLIESQGRDTAAAVAWTSLEIKKRYGEDAIIGFFPSDHWIADQEPFKRTLDAATQLAANTEAIVTLGIKPTFPSTGYGYIEQGENIGSFNDLPAYHVNRFTEKPNRETAEAFLSTGRFSWNSGMFVFRAGVVLKELYTHAPEIIEPLEQQGPDIYPQLLKQSIDYALMEKTKLAYVLPVEFGWDDLGDWNALERLLKKADNPNVELATHVGLDTQGAIVYATNSEDVIVTIGLEDVVIVRDRNVTLVVNKNRTQEIKQILKTLANDPRFTELL; encoded by the coding sequence ATGAGTAATTCACTGTTCCCTGTAATTCTTGCCGGCGGCAAAGGTGAGCGTTTCTGGCCCCTGAGTCGCAAAGACCGACCCAAACAATTTTTAAGTCTTGATGGTAGCTCTAGAAGTCTATTACAAGCAACTGCCGATAGACTAATCACAGTGACAAGTGGTTGGAATAACCTCTGGGTCATTACTTCTAGTCAGGTAGCCGCAGGTGTGAGACAACAACTACCTGAACTGCCATCTCAAAATTTATTAATTGAGTCCCAGGGGCGAGATACTGCCGCAGCAGTGGCCTGGACAAGTTTAGAAATTAAAAAGCGTTACGGAGAAGACGCTATTATCGGCTTTTTTCCTTCTGACCACTGGATAGCTGACCAAGAACCGTTTAAACGCACTTTGGACGCTGCTACCCAACTAGCGGCAAACACGGAGGCGATTGTCACTTTGGGAATCAAGCCTACTTTCCCATCAACTGGTTACGGCTACATTGAACAAGGCGAAAACATTGGTAGCTTTAATGATTTGCCAGCCTATCACGTCAACCGCTTTACTGAAAAGCCCAACCGTGAAACAGCAGAAGCTTTTTTATCTACGGGGCGTTTTAGCTGGAATAGTGGGATGTTCGTGTTTCGGGCTGGGGTGGTTCTCAAGGAACTATATACCCATGCGCCAGAAATCATCGAACCCTTAGAACAACAAGGCCCTGATATATATCCTCAGTTGCTTAAACAGAGTATAGACTATGCACTCATGGAAAAAACAAAACTAGCATACGTCTTACCAGTTGAATTTGGTTGGGATGATTTAGGAGACTGGAATGCACTGGAGCGCTTACTGAAAAAAGCCGATAATCCTAATGTAGAACTAGCTACCCATGTAGGGTTAGATACGCAGGGAGCTATTGTTTATGCTACTAATTCAGAAGATGTAATTGTTACAATTGGTTTAGAGGATGTAGTGATTGTGCGCGATCGCAACGTTACTCTGGTTGTTAACAAAAACCGCACTCAAGAAATTAAACAGATTCTCAAAACCCTCGCAAATGATCCCCGATTTACTGAACTCTTGTAA